The DNA sequence GTTTAATTTGGGTGATTTTTAGTTAATTAAATTAACTTTAAAATATTTAATGTTACCTTTGTGTTAATATTTTATGAATTTAATATAAAATAAAAGATCCCTTATGAACATATTTTCAAAAAAACCTGAAAAAACAACGAGCAATTTGTCTAAGAAATATCTCGATAATAACCGAGGCTTCTTTCTTTATTTTCGTCACATGTCAATGAAAATGCAAGAGCGCTTTGCTCAGTTGTACCCACACAAAGGCGTGCCTCAAGTATTTTTGCACGGCAACCCTCACATCGAAAATTACACAATCAATGGCAAAGGAGCTGCCATGATAGACTTTGACCGCTCTCGCATAGGACCTTATGTTTGGGACATTGTGCGTTTTTTGGCATCGGTGTCAGTCAAGCGCAAAGAAGTAACCGATGAATTTTTATCTAAAGAAGTGCTCGAATACTTTTTAGAAGGATACCTACGCAGCTTTCATGCGCCTCATTTACCTTATAAACCTATTTCTACGGCGAGCAACCGGGCAAAATTTACGGTATGGCACAACAACGTAGAAGAGTACCTCAAGGCAAACATTAAGTGGGCAAAGCGTATGCGAAATAATCCTGTGCGTACCAATAACAAAGACCTAAAGGCTTTATTACAAGGTTACCTACAGAGCCGCAACGAACTAGACCTGCTCGGCACCCACAAACTGACCGAGGCAGGGCAAGCTACTGGTACATTTGGCAATCAGCGTTTTTTGATGGTGTTGTCGCCCCAGAAAAACACCGAAGCTGAGAGTGTATTTTTGGATATTAAAACTGTATACCAAGACCCTGACAATCGCTGGTACTATAACCCTTACAATCACCATGGCATACGTATGATAGAGGCGTCTAAACTTTATGCCCCTGGGGTAGAGCAACGCATGGGGTATGTAACTTACCAAAATCAGGAATATTGGGGTAGGGCTATTCCGCCAAAAAACGCCAAACTGAAGGCCAATCTTAACAGTGCTGAGCAAATAGACATGGCTTATTCGGTAGCCACCCAGTTGGGCAGTGCCCACCGCAAGTCTTTGCAAGGTGGGGTAGAGGCTCTGAAGCTGGAAAAGCACTTGTTGGCTG is a window from the Microscilla marina ATCC 23134 genome containing:
- a CDS encoding DUF2252 family protein → MNIFSKKPEKTTSNLSKKYLDNNRGFFLYFRHMSMKMQERFAQLYPHKGVPQVFLHGNPHIENYTINGKGAAMIDFDRSRIGPYVWDIVRFLASVSVKRKEVTDEFLSKEVLEYFLEGYLRSFHAPHLPYKPISTASNRAKFTVWHNNVEEYLKANIKWAKRMRNNPVRTNNKDLKALLQGYLQSRNELDLLGTHKLTEAGQATGTFGNQRFLMVLSPQKNTEAESVFLDIKTVYQDPDNRWYYNPYNHHGIRMIEASKLYAPGVEQRMGYVTYQNQEYWGRAIPPKNAKLKANLNSAEQIDMAYSVATQLGSAHRKSLQGGVEALKLEKHLLADYTRLTDIAHQMNMELMQAYQAYVQQLNATKAG